One genomic region from Candidatus Omnitrophota bacterium encodes:
- a CDS encoding DNA-directed RNA polymerase subunit alpha, with translation MGIAWRNFEMPKLLKANDNTLTDTYGEFIAEPFERGYGTTLGNSLRRVLLSSIEGTAVTNIKINGIAHEFGSIPGVVEDVTQIILNIKSLVLRSHTSVPKPLFIKVHRKGAVTAKDIISDETIDIINPGLHIATLNKDAKLDIEMEVGKGRGYVLAEGNKKEDQAIGVIAIDSLFSPVTKVNFLVEDTRVGQVTDYDKLTLKIWTNGAVTPKEALLYASNVLQRHLDIFVNFGKLPEDLEIVDEPQEDAELIEKLKMPVSELELSVRSANCLEKAKLKTIGDVVSKTESEMLKYRNFGKKSLTEIVGVLESMGFSLGMKVKKK, from the coding sequence ATGGGAATAGCCTGGAGAAATTTTGAGATGCCCAAACTTTTAAAGGCAAACGACAATACCCTTACCGATACATATGGCGAATTCATAGCCGAACCTTTTGAGAGAGGTTATGGCACCACGCTTGGCAACAGCCTAAGAAGGGTTCTGCTCTCATCCATTGAAGGAACTGCTGTTACAAATATCAAGATTAACGGTATCGCTCACGAGTTTGGTTCTATACCCGGCGTTGTAGAGGATGTTACGCAGATAATTTTGAATATTAAAAGCCTTGTTCTTAGAAGCCATACTTCTGTTCCGAAGCCGTTGTTTATAAAGGTGCACCGCAAGGGGGCTGTGACAGCCAAAGATATTATATCGGATGAAACCATAGACATTATAAATCCGGGCCTGCATATAGCAACCCTTAACAAGGATGCCAAGCTGGATATTGAGATGGAGGTAGGAAAGGGGCGCGGTTATGTGCTTGCCGAAGGTAATAAAAAAGAAGACCAGGCGATAGGCGTAATCGCGATAGATTCACTATTTAGCCCCGTTACCAAGGTCAATTTCCTTGTTGAAGACACCAGGGTCGGGCAGGTAACTGATTATGACAAGCTTACGCTTAAGATCTGGACAAACGGGGCTGTCACACCCAAAGAGGCTTTGCTATATGCCTCCAATGTCCTGCAAAGGCACCTTGATATATTTGTTAATTTTGGAAAACTGCCTGAAGATCTGGAGATTGTTGATGAACCGCAGGAAGATGCCGAGTTGATAGAAAAACTGAAAATGCCTGTTTCCGAATTGGAGCTTTCCGTCAGAAGCGCGAACTGCCTTGAGAAGGCAAAACTCAAGACCATTGGAGATGTTGTGTCAAAAACCGAAAGTGAAATGCTCAAGTACAGGAATTTCGGTAAAAAATCTCTTACGGAGATAGTCGGCGTATTGGAAAGTATGGGTTTTTCACTCGGGATGAAGGTAAAGAAGAAATAA
- the infA gene encoding translation initiation factor IF-1 — protein sequence MKEEAIEVEGTIIEALPNARFRVELENGHKVLAHVSGKMRMYFIRILPGDKVKLELSPYDLARGRIIYREK from the coding sequence ATGAAAGAAGAGGCTATAGAGGTTGAAGGTACGATAATAGAGGCATTGCCGAATGCCAGGTTCAGGGTTGAGCTTGAAAATGGGCATAAGGTCCTGGCCCATGTTTCAGGCAAGATGAGAATGTATTTTATCAGGATACTGCCTGGCGATAAGGTCAAGCTTGAACTTTCACCCTATGACCTGGCCAGGGGCAGGATTATTTACAGGGAGAAGTGA
- the rpsD gene encoding 30S ribosomal protein S4, with product MARNTGAMCRLCRREGVKLFLKGPRCVSEKCSFNKRGYNPGQHGRNRRGKISDYGLQLREKQKVKRIYGILERQFRCYFKKSERQKGVTGELLLQNLEIRLDNVVFRACLASSRAQARQMVKHNSIHVNGEVVNIPSFQVKKGDVISLKVQPEGAKKAEENLKLNKDRGVPGWLVLNDAQFSATVKELPSRDDIGFPVQEQLIVELYSK from the coding sequence ATGGCAAGAAATACGGGAGCAATGTGCAGGTTGTGCAGGAGAGAAGGCGTAAAGCTTTTCTTGAAAGGCCCGCGCTGCGTGAGTGAAAAATGTTCTTTTAATAAAAGGGGCTATAACCCCGGGCAACACGGCCGCAACAGAAGGGGTAAGATATCGGATTATGGCTTACAGCTAAGGGAAAAGCAAAAGGTTAAGCGCATATACGGAATACTTGAAAGGCAATTCAGATGTTATTTCAAAAAGTCCGAGAGGCAAAAGGGCGTTACCGGAGAACTCCTCTTGCAAAACCTGGAGATACGGCTTGATAACGTGGTTTTTCGCGCGTGCTTGGCATCTTCTCGCGCTCAAGCAAGGCAAATGGTAAAACATAATTCCATACACGTTAACGGCGAAGTCGTAAACATCCCTTCGTTTCAGGTGAAGAAAGGCGATGTTATCAGCCTGAAGGTCCAGCCTGAAGGCGCCAAGAAGGCCGAGGAAAACCTTAAACTGAATAAGGACAGGGGCGTGCCGGGGTGGCTGGTTCTCAATGACGCACAATTTTCCGCCACAGTTAAAGAGCTTCCTTCAAGAGACGATATAGGTTTCCCCGTGCAGGAACAGCTTATCGTTGAGCTTTATTCTAAATAA
- a CDS encoding adenylate kinase: MRIVLLGPPGAGKGTQAKVLSGKLNLVHISTGDIFRQAKKSSSELGKQLSDYMNRGVLVPDDIVNQVMIERLKQEDVKKSGFILDGYPRTENQARVLDAALDRIGMNLDMVIYMKTTKDIILTRLTGRRVCRKCGSIFHVTNIPPKTDGKCDYCAGELYQRDDDKEETVLKRLEVYEQQTQELIGYYSKRAILKTVSGDLDVRQLYDVLYELFGSEGLL, encoded by the coding sequence TTGAGAATAGTATTGTTGGGCCCGCCGGGCGCCGGTAAAGGCACTCAAGCTAAGGTCCTGTCAGGTAAATTGAATCTTGTCCATATTTCAACCGGAGATATATTCAGGCAGGCAAAGAAGAGCAGCAGCGAGCTCGGCAAACAGCTTTCCGATTATATGAATAGAGGCGTTCTTGTGCCTGACGATATCGTAAATCAGGTTATGATAGAGCGCCTGAAACAAGAAGACGTGAAAAAGTCGGGTTTCATACTTGACGGGTATCCGCGCACGGAAAACCAGGCCAGGGTGCTTGACGCGGCCCTTGATCGCATAGGTATGAACCTTGATATGGTGATCTATATGAAGACCACCAAAGACATTATACTGACCAGGCTTACCGGCAGAAGGGTATGCAGGAAGTGCGGGAGTATATTTCACGTGACTAATATCCCGCCTAAAACTGACGGCAAGTGCGATTATTGCGCAGGCGAACTTTATCAAAGGGATGATGACAAGGAAGAGACTGTCCTCAAGAGGCTTGAGGTATATGAACAGCAGACGCAGGAATTGATTGGATACTACAGCAAGCGTGCCATATTGAAAACCGTTTCAGGCGATCTTGACGTAAGACAGCTTTATGATGTGCTTTATGAGCTCTTTGGCAGTGAAGGTTTGTTATGA
- the rpsK gene encoding 30S ribosomal protein S11 — translation MKVAKKPKAKKKVKRNVPHGLAYILATFNNTIVTITDLQGNTLCWATSGGSGFKGSKKSTPFAAQIAADKAAKKARDFGMQKIDVFVKGPGAGRESTIRAIQAAGLQVNSITDTTPIPHNGCRPPKRRRV, via the coding sequence ATGAAAGTGGCAAAAAAACCTAAGGCGAAAAAAAAGGTTAAACGCAATGTTCCGCACGGCCTTGCTTATATACTGGCGACATTTAACAATACTATAGTGACCATAACTGATTTGCAGGGTAATACATTGTGCTGGGCAACGAGCGGCGGAAGCGGTTTCAAGGGTTCCAAAAAATCAACGCCTTTTGCCGCCCAGATAGCTGCCGATAAAGCCGCAAAGAAGGCCCGCGACTTCGGCATGCAAAAAATAGATGTTTTTGTCAAGGGCCCGGGCGCCGGCAGGGAATCCACAATCAGGGCTATACAGGCGGCCGGTCTACAGGTAAATTCCATAACGGATACAACGCCCATACCTCATAACGGTTGCAGGCCGCCCAAGAGAAGAAGGGTATAA
- the rplQ gene encoding 50S ribosomal protein L17: MRHAKLNKRLGRNYSQRRQLIRSLVRGLFISHSIKTTLIKAKQARRLADKIISYAKSATLKDIRAIDAILQDKALTRKLVSVLAPLSKNRSGGYTRIIRLGFRRGDGAQTAVLELTDIPEQKKKEKKLKDKKAAQAAVESPAEPVEGAVKQSDGRKTAQSKPSGKDEITPKPARQDGKPSPAKKPKLAKDIEKKNQPRQGKGIIGKFKRFFDK; encoded by the coding sequence ATGAGACATGCTAAACTGAACAAGAGATTAGGCAGGAACTATTCGCAGAGAAGACAGCTGATAAGGTCTTTGGTAAGAGGGCTGTTTATATCCCATAGCATTAAAACAACGCTTATAAAAGCGAAACAGGCGCGCAGGCTGGCCGACAAGATTATCAGCTACGCTAAATCCGCGACCCTAAAGGATATCAGGGCTATAGATGCCATTCTTCAGGATAAAGCGCTTACGCGCAAGCTTGTCAGTGTATTGGCACCGCTGTCTAAGAATAGAAGCGGTGGATATACAAGGATTATCAGGCTCGGATTTAGAAGAGGCGACGGCGCGCAAACAGCTGTCCTGGAACTTACTGACATCCCGGAACAAAAGAAAAAGGAAAAGAAGCTTAAGGATAAGAAGGCGGCGCAGGCGGCTGTTGAATCTCCGGCAGAGCCTGTAGAGGGCGCGGTTAAGCAATCCGATGGACGTAAAACTGCGCAATCCAAGCCAAGCGGTAAGGATGAAATTACTCCCAAGCCCGCAAGGCAGGACGGTAAGCCTTCTCCGGCAAAAAAGCCCAAACTCGCCAAGGACATAGAAAAGAAAAACCAGCCCAGGCAAGGCAAGGGTATAATAGGCAAGTTCAAGAGGTTTTTTGATAAATAA
- the rpsM gene encoding 30S ribosomal protein S13: protein MPRICGVDVPKEKRIEISLTYIYGIGRTLSNKVLKTVQIDPNTRAKDLTEEEIAKITSAINKSYMVEGDLRRDAAANIKRNMDIGTYRGQRHKKSLPVRGQRSRTNARTRKGPRRTVGVTRKQT from the coding sequence ATGCCGAGAATCTGTGGTGTGGATGTACCAAAAGAGAAGAGGATTGAGATTTCGTTGACTTATATTTATGGCATAGGCAGGACGCTTTCCAACAAGGTTTTGAAGACGGTGCAGATAGACCCTAATACGCGCGCCAAGGATTTGACCGAGGAAGAAATTGCCAAGATAACATCGGCTATTAATAAGAGCTATATGGTTGAAGGCGATTTAAGAAGAGACGCGGCCGCCAACATAAAGCGCAACATGGACATAGGCACTTATCGCGGACAGAGGCATAAAAAAAGCCTGCCGGTCAGAGGGCAAAGGTCCAGGACTAATGCGCGGACGCGTAAGGGCCCGAGGCGCACTGTAGGCGTGACGAGAAAACAAACATAG
- the rpmJ gene encoding 50S ribosomal protein L36 — protein MKVRSSVKKICSECKIIKRNNVVRVICKNPKHKQRQG, from the coding sequence ATGAAGGTTAGGTCATCTGTCAAGAAAATATGTTCCGAATGCAAGATAATAAAAAGGAATAATGTGGTCAGGGTGATTTGTAAAAATCCCAAGCATAAACAAAGGCAGGGTTAG
- the map gene encoding type I methionyl aminopeptidase: MIELKSPSQLEGIKNASRLLVDVLTGLKKMVVPGIITEQLDNWARKKILDSGADCAFLGYKGFPKTICTSVNEQIVHGIPGKRILKNGDIISIDVGVRLDGYFSDAAVTVAVGNIANMAARLIEVTRKALLDAIGYAVCGGRLSDISCAVERCAVDNGLNVVREFVGHGIGLNLHEDPPVPNFGRSGAGVRLKEGMVLAIEPMINAGGPGVEILDDGWTAVTQDGSLSAHFEHTVAITKNGPEVFTEGIE; the protein is encoded by the coding sequence ATGATTGAATTGAAATCCCCAAGTCAGCTTGAAGGCATAAAAAATGCTTCAAGGTTGTTGGTAGACGTGCTGACAGGGCTTAAGAAAATGGTTGTCCCGGGCATAATTACCGAACAGCTGGATAACTGGGCCAGAAAGAAGATACTGGATTCGGGAGCTGATTGCGCGTTCTTAGGATATAAAGGATTTCCAAAGACTATATGTACTTCAGTTAACGAGCAGATCGTTCACGGTATACCCGGAAAGAGGATCCTTAAAAACGGCGACATAATCAGTATTGATGTCGGTGTGAGGTTAGATGGTTATTTCTCTGACGCTGCTGTGACAGTAGCGGTAGGAAATATCGCTAATATGGCCGCGCGCCTTATAGAGGTTACGAGAAAGGCGCTCCTGGATGCGATAGGCTATGCTGTCTGCGGAGGCAGGTTATCTGATATTTCCTGCGCCGTTGAACGTTGCGCTGTTGACAACGGGTTGAATGTGGTAAGGGAATTTGTGGGCCATGGTATCGGATTAAACTTGCACGAGGACCCGCCTGTGCCCAATTTTGGCAGAAGTGGCGCCGGAGTCAGGTTAAAAGAGGGTATGGTGCTTGCCATAGAGCCTATGATTAATGCCGGAGGCCCGGGGGTTGAGATCCTGGATGACGGCTGGACCGCTGTTACCCAGGACGGAAGCCTAAGCGCCCATTTTGAACATACGGTGGCGATTACAAAAAACGGCCCTGAAGTATTTACGGAAGGGATTGAATGA